attgtatatgttgcaaacaattattgtatggaaggagtttgaattagatacttgttttattttttacttgtggaatgtatggatctttttttttttataaatgtgttgttgaaataaatgtattattcaaatgtgaggttttaataatgtaatagcaagttacaggttaatatcaaagtcatgaaaaaaataaaaacagaaaataagttttagtgacaaattttttcgtcacaaatatagcaacaaaaaattgttttagtgaagaaatatttcgtcactaaatgtagcaaaatttgttaaaaatggTTTTAGTGGCGAAAATTTTCATCATTATATGTGcctggattttcttaaaaatagttttagtgatgaactttttcgtcactatatgtacccgaaaatagttttagtaatgaaattatttgtcactaaatatgatttaataaactaaattgtttttagtgacgaaatattttcgtCACTGAATGGTGTTTTTAGCGAGAAAAACATTTAGCGATGAAacattttcgtcactaaatgtaaaaaaaaaaaaaatcaaatcggacttttagtgatgaaatttttCGTCACTGGGACTTTTAGTGACTgggttttagtgacgaaatgaatttcgtcgctaaaagtccgattttgtcactaaaggtccttagtgacaaaaaattggacttttaatgacgaattttttcgtcactaaaaatacattttgttgtagtgtaaaaaaatcacaacatagagagagagagagagagagagagagagacaacattttttttgtggaaaaaatatgcatagaattaagagagaatgacaaatttatagtaagagcatgagaatgagagaatgacaaatttatagtaagagcatgagaataaaaagaaacaaaataaaggatgATAAACGATAGAAAAAGAGTGACATTAAGATAGAGAGTAAAGGGGAGATGAAAACGTAAAAGAGAGATGAAAAGGGTTGAGGAAAATTGTAGAAAAGTGTAACAATAAGttgaaaagttaataaaatgacaaagagtaaaaaataagaaagagaagATTGTAAATAGTTGAAAAATGTGACACGATAAGAAAGTAGcagaattatatatattagcaaaattatatatatcacATTATATCCATTATTCATGTAGAAAGAAGAAATACCATATTGCTTAATAACTCCCTGATACCTTATAATTTTCCTACATGAATTTTATCTAGtattaaaaaagagattaaaattcTAAGGAATattatcaaaatcaatgaagGACAAAGTTTTCTTACAGACTAATTTGTAACTAATGGCTACAACTCCacttaatctatatatatatatataaaaccgaagccgtagaagctcccacaattttccacatcatcattatttttaaatatcagcattataaaacaaaaattctgattttaaTAACTATTTCTCCCCGATACTCCTCCTTCTCCTCCCTTATAAAAACCCGATCAACTCTTTCTCCTCCCATCTTCCTCTATATCCCCAGCACAGCAcaatccaaaaccaaatcaaaacagTAAGCGTAAGCACAGACCCAAACCAAAAGTTTCATCAACTCTTTCTCCTCCCATCTTCCTCCATATCACAAGCGCAGCAcaatccaaaaccaaatcaaaatagTAAACGAAAGCAGAGACCCAAACCAAaagtttctcccaaaaaaaaaaaaaaaaaccccaaaaaaaaacccatctcCCTCTTCGTCATCTTCCTCCTTATTCCATCCACCCAGAAACTCCATTAAAACACCTCTGAAATTCCAACCACCCAAAAACACCCACTAACAGCAAAACCCATGGCCATCCATGGCTACCCACGACCCCACGGCTACCCACGGCCACCCACAACCCCACGCCGGTCTGAAGCCACCCACGCCGATCTGGAGCCACCCTCGCCCATCTGAAGCCCTCCTGAAGCCCACCCACCCAAAGCCGATCTGAATCCCACCCACCCAAAGTCGATCTTGAGAAGAGAGAGGCTTCACCGTGAGTcatgagaggaagagagtagagagtgtgagagaaagagatgagaaaaaaaaaatagaggctTTACCGTGAGCCGTGAGccgtgagaggaagagagtagagagtgtgagagaaagaaatgagaaagaagaagaaaataagaagagagAGGTCAGGGGAGTCTGaagtgagaggaagagagaaggtAGAGAGAACGCAGaacatagagaaagagaaacagtGAGAGAGAtgacatttatgacaccatcaCATGCTTTATTATTCACAAAACTGACATTACAacatgttataaaaatatttcttttaaataaataatcagataatcatttttaaatattttaacttAATAATAACAGTAAATAAATTCTGGcataaaaaaaagtagtaaatagatgactttatttcaatttagaaaaaaaaaaaaaaaaaacttatttcagCCCAAAAATAGTAGAAGTAATAACCATATTATTATTGTCTAAAGTCTAATtgaaatgcacaaaaaaaaaatttgcatagaTAGGTGATAGCTTAAACACTtcattcattgttttttttttttttttttttaaatttaagtaatagcttaaattcttcattcattattgaaatttttttcataattaatagttttcccgtgcatcgcacgggttagcgactagtatatatatatatatatatatatatatatatatagattaaagatagaacttaatatatttttattcgaAATGAATTTGGACAAATCTACTATTGAatgatgttttctttttatatctttcatgcttgttgtaaaagatttagaaaattcaagatAATAACTACgttatcaattaaatgtttaaattttaagtttttgtaatctaaaaattttgcataaaGAAATAAGTTTAcgaattgaataataaataaaatttaattggtgcgaaatttgatatgtatattaagaacatatagaacatacAATCtaacatataaatttttaagatatttaatgatttttttttttaaaaatgaaagcTGTAGCTATTACCTACCAACTAAAATTTTTCCATCACAAATCCTTGTTTTTAAGCACCCAATCCTCATTTTTTATCCGACTAGCATTCTCTTGTCACCATTAGTCCATCAATTGTCCGTagttggtaaaaaaataatgataataataaataaataaaaacctatacTGTCGACGTGGCAGTCTGAATAGAGATTAACGGCTTGGATTCCCTAACTCAAATCCCCTCGAAAATAACCTTAAAATATTTCTGTTTCTTTGGCCGCAAGGAAATAAACTTGTATTTAGTTCTTTTTATACGTAAAACCAGAAGGCTTggcctccaaaaaaaaaaaaaaaaaggtttcttgCTTTCTTGTGACAGAAGGAGACAAACAGTAATGGAGAAGAGAAAGTGGTTGTGTGAAATTGAAAAGGTTAATGGCGATGATGAATACTCTGAGGAATGTATCGAGGAAGAAGAAGCGGCTTTGATTCTTCTTGATATGAGCAACACAAAGTCGTTGGACAAGAAAACTGCCATGGCTTTACGTGAACAGCAAAGAAAGAGGCTTGAGAATCGAACTaggctgaggctgaggctgaACCCGAACCTGAACCGGAACCCACATGTAAAAGGTATAAGCAAGTCAATCCCAAAGGCACTTCTTCCAAGTATGCGTGGTCACGAAGAAATACTAGCCCTCTTTATGAAAAGCCCTAAAGCCCCGCTTTTCCCACGAATCACAAGCCTCTTGGGCCTCATTAAAGAGTGCTGCTCCATGCCTTATGAGAAGCAGTTGACTAAAACTGACTTGAGAGACGACCAAGCCAGGCTTTCTATCAAGAAGGCGTACGTCGAACAGTATCTTTTGAATTTGCTGAACGAAGATGAAAACATAGAAGAAGGAATTCCTGTTATTGTGTATGATGAGAATGGTAAAACATACCCAATGATGTTCAAGCTTTGGTCCTCAAAGATTTATGTTCTTACACATGGGTGGAAGACATTTTACATTGACAGTAAACTATACTACCATGATGATTTTATCACTTCAGTTACCTTGTGGACTTTCCGCCATCTTCGAACCGCGAGGCTTTGCTTTGTCATCTTCACCAAAACATCACCAGCAGTCGAGCCCGTAACGAGGAGGAGGATAAAGTAGAAATAATCAATCGACTCATATGAAAGGTTTGTGAGTCGgctttttgttctttgttaaTGACAACCTTTTAGTTCTCTAATTAGTGGTATGATAATAATGTGTTCGTATTAGGTATTGCTTacttagtatttttctttttccctaatTAATCTATTATAAGATATATAGCCAACCCCATTGTTTTGGGGCTAAGGTTTCAGTGTTGTTATTGATAAATATTATTGGTCTAATACCCATATTAGAGGGTTTGATTATATGGCAGTGGTAAATTATTTAGAATGACAAATGTGACTGTTATGGTTTAATGTACTATATCTGATtaaattgcaacaaaaaaacaTTAGCTCGTACTTTGCCAAAGGTACaaagatataataaaaatatagtttataAAGAGTTAATGATCAATTACTTTACTAAggtaaaaaatacttttaatgtccctttcttcttcttcttcttcttcttcatcatcatcatcattattatctttttttactTCCTTCCATGAGAAGTTTGAAATTTCACTAAGCAGTAGCAAAATGAATTACATCGTGGGCAAGAACTATCTCAATCATACATGGGTAGTCTTCTATCCAAGTTTCATAACTTGAAATGCCTTTAACATGGGCAAGAGTTACTTTAATCATACATGGGTAGTCTTCTATCCAAGTTTCATAACTTGAAATGATTTTAGTGTACTGGACTAATTAAGATATGCCCTAGTCTATTTCCTTGTTGCTTGATATGAGAAAAATACACATTAATTTGAAGCAACGTACCTGAGCTACAATTCCGCACATGATAGAGAAGATTGCTATAGGGGCAGTAGTTGAATCCACTAGGGAATTTTATACTATCAGCCTGTAACATTCCAAGCGATGATGTCCCTAATTCCCACATTCCAAGCAAAATGAACCCCTTCTTCCATAGCCTTCACCTCCGACTCTAGAGAGTCCATTGGTACACAAATCTTCTTGCTCATCGCGGCAATCACAAAACCTTCATGACCCCAAATTACCACACCAACACCAATTTCCTTCAACTGTTAGTTGCATCAACATTAACCTTAAACCATGGCGGCTTTGGAGTATCATCAGTTACTTGGAAGATAATTTGTAAAGGATTCCCAGCCAAAGATTATGGAGACTAGAGCAATTACAATATGACATGTGACTTAAGGAATGAAATTAACTATCAGAACTTACTGTATAAACAGAAAAATACATTCTCACACAAAGCACGCACAATCATCTATCAAAAGCATAAACATCAAATCTCTTTTATACCAAAAATTTGGGGGTTATCACTTCATGCTTGTAAGCGAACTAGGTTTTGTCAACTCAGACTTGGTAACTTAGGCACTGTAATCTTGTTACTCTTATCATAACAATGTCTTTTAATTTCCTTGGTTATTATTAACTTGTacatttcaccaaaaaaaaattaatctagaCCGTACCAAAcccattctttttccttttttcttcttctttttatttttatttattttttgtttttttgttttttttgtgtgtgtgtaaaaagtGAGTTTCCTTCTTCGAATAGTATTAAATCACTTCGGAATTTGGTTTTTACTCAAACAACTAAATCaagatattttgttgttttatgcACTATGCAATGAAACGAGTCAAAGATACCCAGCTAGATATTTGGTTAGTTGGCAAATAAAGGAACAAGATtcaaaattaggaaaaattctaaaatatagaaaaattcaataatCTTCACCTTGGGCTCGATTAAAATAAGTTGACCAAAGATGTTGAGTTTTCTTGATGCCGCTCAAAAACAAGAATGCAtatagatttgtaaaatttaggTGATTTGTATGTAGCCCCTAGGCGCATACAGTAGTATATTAGATTTCTCAATCAAATTTAAATACAtttgatgaataaaatataaacattgttatctttttaaaagtttttaaatttaactGAAGAACCTAATTTATTATGCTTAAGAAATTGTACCTAAAGTTTAGACTAATAATTTTATCcacaaaatattattattaacattATCCAAACAATATTGCTACTCTCCCTGTATTTGATGACTAATTATTGGATACAATAAAGAGTACAATCACATTATACTCTCTCCTCTTACATAATAGTAAATCGcatcaattaaaattataaatccaTCATTCATGTGTGAAGATGTAGTCATAGTTTCGAAACCCAAACTAttcaaaagaccaaaaaatgagaggttcaagatttttgaggtcgaaccgagtTTGAACAGTAATGATGTCACAAATAATTTTTCGATAATACCATACATTTCACTAACAAAGAGGTAAAAgggtaataatttttcaatacCTTGTACTAATAATTTTTCAGGATGACTTTTATCTAGTATCTaggtctatatatatatatatatatatatatatatatatatttataaccaAAGTCTTTAACTTTTGATTAACCTCTCCAGAACTTGccacatcattatcatttttttaaaacaaaattatttaactttttttaattaacaatatCAACTTTAACCCAAGGAGGACTAATCTTTGACATTAACAAGCTaaagtccaaacttaacaaggagtgaaactctatctctctaacaagtttaacttaaactcaaactcaaatgttgataatttatctccaaattacatatatctttttctctctataaGCTCCTCTCtccgtttctctctctcactctcttttgaAAGCCTTCTTCTCTCTAGGCTACCTTACGATACCTCTTCAAGAACAAACTATCCTGGATCAATGGGAAGGTCCCTCTCCAATTTCCACACATCCAAGTGAGTGTTGCCCTAAAATTTCCCTATTCAATTTCTAATAGTGGTTTTTGTTGTTATATTATTGCAATTTTAATGTGGTTTTCTTCCCTTtgtaaatttggatttttttattttttttattttttataaggttTCTGTGTAGGCACTAATCTATGAGCCTTTGATGTACAAATAAATTCCAAATTTGAAAGAAAgttttagataataatttttattgggtTCCATTAGGGATTTCAAGGGTATTTGAAAGTTTAGGGAAAACTAAGAAATATGTAtgattttttatgattcatttatgGTGGGTTTGTGCATTGATATTAGATTTTGGGAATTTCTCTGCAAATTTAAATAGATCTGATAGTGcaaaccccaattttttttttttttttttaaagaaaagaaaatgttgagTAAAGGTATGAGCTCTTCTTCTGTTATTTActtctcctctactttgttaaaaaaaaaaaaattatggtttttcatgtatttttaaaaaaaaaatgattttcataCATGAACCACCAAACCTTACGCCTGTGactatatatgattttttttcatcgtttaaagtttagacccgttaaaatttaaaacttattactttatgggtttgtgtacttttttcttttcttatatttttcttttgaatagtcatatattttttgaattctttcaataacttattctttgattatatattttttttgacattttggaagttttaacatttgaatttgtgttagtttttgcaatatttgaacatgtttagcagatttcaatgactataccatgtattattcttttgaaggaaatcaatttttcttttatatttctccaTTATGTAATCATATACATTTTGttctatttcaaaaatttatagaaagtaaatcttatgatttttttaatattttttgacctttcaaaagttttaacatttgaattatTCTTCTGATGGTAacacatctttctcttatatttctctattgtgtagtcacacacacacacatatatatatatatatatatatatatatgttatctataatttgtaggttcCTCTCAATAGTCATGgccattgattatttttttgaatataacccatctttctcttatatttttctattgtttagttatatatatatatatatatatatatatatatatatagttttgttttaataatttctaagcTGTGAATCATCTGatactttaatattttttgctctttcagaagttttaatatctgaatttttgagttatttttttgcagtATCTGAAACTgtcttacaaattttttgtaagccaTTGCATGATCAAACAATGActttttcatcaaattgtagcacaaattgaagtcatacaagagcaaatcatgcaatggtgtagtttcttaatcaatttaagattttataaaattattttagtctatctCATAAATAGATAGGTTTCTGTGCATAACATGGGTTAgagactagttattattatattaaaaactaGTGACTTGGattcccaaacccaaacccctTTGGGAAAAACCTTAAAATACAGGTTCTGATTATCTGACtctatatatttctttttctggTTCCTTTCGCTGCaagcaataaaaagaaaacaaaaattcccTTGTACAGAAAAAACGAGAAGTCTTGCTTGCCAAAGTCATGGAGGAGAGAAAGGGTGAGTGAAAAGGTTGATGCCAATATGAATACTCTGAGGAGTGTagcagagaagaagaagcaattttgattcttttttatatgaGGAACTCAAGgctattttatatgaaaaaatagtCTTTGCTTTATCATCTCCTCCAACACAATGGACTCACATAAAAGGTTTgtgattagggtttttgttCAGTGTTAATTACATTCTTTCTGTTCTCTGATTAATAGTATGATAATTATGTGATAGTATTAGGTATTGGTTAGTtaggatttttttctttttgtaattagtCAACATAGCTGACtccataattttgaaattaaggtttttatattattattttttataaataatagtgGGTCTAGTGCCCTAAATCGAAAGTATAATTACATGGAAATGTTAATTATTTAGAATGGTAAGATAAATGAGTCTTCTTATGGTTTattgtaagaatttttttattttttttttatgagagtttaTTGTAAGATTTGATTACATTGAATGTTCGCCTGAACTTTCCAAAGGTACAATGATATACTAAAAACATGGTCTATAAAGAGTTATTCAACAACTTCTCAAAGGTAAAAAAATACTTTCAATgttcaatattattattattatcaacaaaACTGCAATCCACTTATGAAACTTGGTATATTTTAGCGCAATTACATAGACAGTTCATATGCGAATTAAATACGTAAATTAAGTGATGATGTCAAAAATCGTCAATAAGTTGCACAGTTTTCATATGCTCTAGACTGAACATGTGAAACAGAGACAAAGAAGACCTTGCAGAGAGTACcagtgtggtaccggccaaatgccctccgaaggttaagttagagagaatttctacaactctagagtgctagactTGGGAAAATTacgcgtaccttgatttgtgagggctTTGGGGGGTTTTTATAGTGGTGTAGGGCTAACTTCCGTTTCTTGATGGAAAATgtatttccttgtagagaagatcttcTTAAGTGCTCATATATATCGGcggatttttttccttctaaggATTCTTCTGATGGCAGTGGAGCGTGAGATGCGAGTCATTTCCATATTAGGTTTCTTGGAGACTACTTAGGCCACGTGGCTTTACTACCGTCAGCCCTGTGTCAATCCATCTCATTGGAATCCGTCCCCTATGAAAAATCTGTCTGTCTATCTGCCCTTCCGTCCGAGATGCATTCCTCTTCACCAGCTCTTTGATTGTTAGGTCATCTAGTCCATCTCCTTTGGCAATACCATCACTTATGACTAACCCTGTCGATTGGATCCCTCTGCCTTGGGTTTTATCCTTATCAATTGCCCCCTCACTCCATGGGTCTATCATCTGGTATCCTCGACGGACTCGTGGAGTGATGGTCTCACCTAGTTCCAGGGAGTTGCATTTTGATTGACAGGTTAGTTGAGAGTCATAAATGCTGGGGGGACATGTGGCACAATTTTAGTGGTTTGTTACTCGGACCGAAGCGTCTTTTTGTCTTCCGCACCATTTCCTCTCTCTATATATGTTGCTTCTCCCTTTTCATTTCTACTTTCCACAACTACTTTCTAGTGTCAGAGTGCCACTGTCACTTGCAAGAAATTGTCATTCCATCATCTAAATGCCCCCGTTTACTATGCCATTTCCGACCCTTTTCTATGTCGTTCAACTATAAGTGCTCTCCGTCCtattctcaaatttttattttctggctttttttaaatgttgtacATTCGTTGTATATGAAGACCTATAGTCTTAGAAATTTATACGTCACGTGTAGGTGTAGTAGATGTCTAGTGAAGCGTTGAGTGAGCAATCGTGTGTCCGTGAAGGAGCGGGCTATGATGAGGTGTTTCCGTCAGGTCAAGACGACCCCGATGCCTCTTATATCGAAAGGGTTCTGTTTGCCAACTCACCTTTCGAGGAGCAAGATAAGGACTCGAACGTGGACGGGTCAGAGAGTGATGCTAGCAGAGACTCAGACGATGAGGAAAGTGTCGAACATGTTGAATCTCTTATTAGACCTATCATTGGTCTTGACCGCCTTAGGAAGTTCGTTCTTCCCCTCATGTGGATGGTCAATGATTTTAACTCTTCTATTAAGAGAAAACATTTTGACACCTTATGGGAGAGATATTAGATCCCCATCGAAATCCCCATCTCTCTACCCTTCAAATTTGAAAAGTGCTATTACCGGGATGCTGAAGACGTTGGGGTGTACAAGCAGATGTTCAAGGCAGAACTTAGACTGCCCTTGAGTTCTCTTCAATGTCGCCTACTTCATTACTTAGGACTAGCCGACACCCAGATTGCTCCGAATGCTTGGAGAATCTTCCTTGGTGCAGAAGCATTGTATAGGGTTCTAACTAATGGGGAACATCAACTAACCGTGGAGGAATTCTTCCGTTGTTACCGTCCTTCCAAAATTGTAAAATCTAGGGGTATATACAGCTTCCTGTCAAGGATGCTGTCGCTTAGGTTAGTGTACGAGACTCCTGATTCTAATAGGAACTGGAAGAACCAGTACTTCTTTATTCAGGGGGACAATTGGATGTGACATCCAAACGAATAGGAGAATATGCCTCTTGTTGATTAAACTTAGGGTATAATGCCTCCATCTGGTAGGCATCTTCTTTGTTTAAATTTGCCTATTTACTTACCTTGCCAGTTTTACTTGTTAGTCTAACCGTCTCTTATTGCAGCTCAGGACCGCCCAGAGGTTGATCTTGAGCAGTGGAGCTTTTTGGAGAGGATCTTCAAAATCTCGTTGAATGAGAGGACGTGGCAAAAGCTCGTCACTTTGGACACCCTACATTGGTACTGTGAGGGTCCCAAGCCTACAGCCACTGCCCGTCGCTACAATAAACAAGCGTGCAAACGTGAGTTCGTCGCCTATTCttttaacatttctttttaaattttttagtaatttCTGTCTAACTCTTTCTTTCAATCCCCTTTTGTGCAAAAATGGAAGACGGTAAGAAGGAGGGCTTACATCTGTCAACAAGCCACCGTGTAGGCGAAGAAGCAGGAAAAGGGTATGCCCCCTAAGGGAACAGGTCCATTGAATCCGttcataaagagaaaaaagaaaaataaatttgaccgACCTCCTAAAAAGCCAAAGGTGGTGACTGGTTCCATCGTCAGGGAGGCACCTCTGTCCATTAAGCTGCCTCTACCCCATCTTGGGAAAAGGGAAAGGTTTGATGATGGGTCAAGGTCCCATCTCTGAGAAGCACCCTATCCTCCTCCACTTTGCGATACACTATCAAGCATCTCTCATCCATCATTAAGGCTAATGATTATGAGGACTTGGGCAACCATGCAACCGATGCTATGGGGGAGATGGGCCTTTTCAGCCTAGCACAAGTGTGTATCCGACCTTTTTTCTTTCCCAGCTCTTTATTACCTTTGTTTCTAATGATGTTTTGATTTTCGCTGGGGG
This DNA window, taken from Quercus robur chromosome 2, dhQueRobu3.1, whole genome shotgun sequence, encodes the following:
- the LOC126699127 gene encoding putative B3 domain-containing protein At4g03170, whose amino-acid sequence is MEKRKWLCEIEKVNGDDEYSEECIEEEEAALILLDMSNTKSLDKKTAMALREQQRKRLENRTRLRLRLNPNLNRNPHVKGISKSIPKALLPSMRGHEEILALFMKSPKAPLFPRITSLLGLIKECCSMPYEKQLTKTDLRDDQARLSIKKAYVEQYLLNLLNEDENIEEGIPVIVYDENGKTYPMMFKLWSSKIYVLTHGWKTFYIDSKLYYHDDFITSVTLWTFRHLRTARLCFVIFTKTSPAVEPVTRRRIK